A window of Acidobacteriota bacterium contains these coding sequences:
- a CDS encoding SAM-dependent methyltransferase produces MEPDCRALLVDRIRHAGPITVAEFMEVALYAPGAGYYARAVQRSGRAGDFVTSVDVGPLFGELLALQIADFSHRLQAGSSARLEHVHVVEAGAGNGRLARDVLDALRRREPALYDTIRLHLVERSEAARAAQLGTLGPHASRMASSSRDLPDVDAGVLVANELLDAFPVHLVVMTPAGLGEIYVDADGDSLVERLGPPSTERLAQYFEDLGIALHAGAAVDVNLAAIDWIRDVSRHLARGFVILIDYGYEAQTMYAGPNAVGTLTAFSRHMADPPAAPDHRMTSPASVHHAAPSWLVAPGTRDLTTHVDFTTLRREAARVGLATLSLSSQSRFLLNLVERGGLIGDLERPDRLRDRLALKSLLVPGALGSSHSVLVLGKSGEGGVLPPAAGIVTAH; encoded by the coding sequence ATGGAGCCAGACTGCCGCGCGTTGCTGGTTGATCGCATCCGGCACGCGGGCCCGATCACGGTGGCCGAGTTTATGGAAGTGGCGCTCTATGCGCCGGGCGCCGGCTACTACGCCCGCGCGGTCCAACGATCGGGCCGCGCGGGCGATTTTGTCACCAGCGTCGACGTGGGTCCCCTTTTCGGCGAGTTGCTGGCGCTCCAGATCGCCGACTTCTCGCACCGCCTGCAAGCCGGCAGCAGCGCCCGACTCGAACACGTCCACGTTGTAGAAGCAGGCGCCGGAAACGGGCGACTGGCTCGGGACGTCCTCGACGCGCTTCGGCGACGGGAGCCCGCACTCTACGACACAATTCGCCTTCACCTGGTCGAACGAAGTGAGGCCGCCCGCGCCGCGCAGCTCGGCACGCTTGGCCCGCACGCATCGAGGATGGCCTCGTCGTCGCGAGACCTGCCAGACGTCGATGCCGGCGTACTGGTCGCCAACGAGTTGCTCGACGCATTTCCCGTGCATCTGGTCGTGATGACGCCTGCCGGATTGGGCGAGATCTATGTCGACGCCGATGGCGATTCGCTGGTGGAACGTCTGGGACCGCCCTCGACGGAACGGCTGGCCCAGTACTTCGAGGATCTCGGCATCGCCTTGCACGCCGGCGCCGCCGTCGACGTCAATCTCGCCGCGATCGACTGGATTCGCGACGTCTCACGCCATCTGGCACGTGGCTTCGTGATCCTCATCGACTACGGCTACGAGGCCCAGACGATGTACGCCGGCCCGAACGCCGTCGGGACCTTGACCGCATTCTCGCGTCACATGGCCGATCCGCCGGCGGCGCCGGACCATCGGATGACGTCGCCGGCGTCAGTCCATCACGCCGCGCCGTCATGGCTCGTGGCGCCTGGCACGCGCGATCTGACGACGCACGTCGATTTCACGACGCTTCGGCGCGAAGCGGCCCGGGTTGGCCTCGCGACGCTGTCGCTTTCCAGTCAGTCTCGATTCCTGCTCAATCTGGTGGAGCGCGGCGGACTGATTGGTGACTTGGAGCGCCCGGATCGGCTGCGCGATCGCCTCGCGCTCAAGTCGCTTCTCGTACCCGGGGCCTTGGGCAGCAGCCACAGCGTGCTCGTGCTCGGCAAGTCCGGCGAGGGAGGCGTCCTCCCGCCAGCGGCCGGCATTGTCACCGCGCACTGA
- the cyaB gene encoding class IV adenylate cyclase, translating into MLEREVKLRFDTPAEARAAVVAAGATPIHARRLQQDSLLDTDAESLRRERNMLRIRRDGPASILTFKGPVQPGPMKLREELETAVADGDRLREILDRLGLRAWFHYEKYREEFTADGVIIAVDETPVGTFVEIEGTSDGITRMAAAMGKGTSDYILDSYYRLFMKTREALGFKGQDMVFDDPGRS; encoded by the coding sequence ATGCTCGAACGGGAAGTGAAACTCCGATTCGATACCCCCGCCGAGGCCCGCGCCGCCGTTGTCGCCGCCGGAGCCACGCCGATCCATGCCCGGCGGCTGCAGCAGGACAGCCTGTTGGACACCGATGCCGAATCGCTTCGGCGCGAGCGGAACATGCTCCGCATCCGGCGAGACGGGCCGGCCAGCATCCTGACGTTCAAGGGACCGGTTCAGCCGGGGCCGATGAAGTTGCGCGAGGAGCTCGAAACGGCCGTGGCCGACGGCGACAGGCTTCGAGAGATTCTCGATCGTCTAGGCTTGCGCGCCTGGTTCCACTACGAGAAGTACCGCGAGGAGTTCACGGCCGATGGCGTCATCATCGCCGTCGACGAAACGCCCGTGGGCACGTTCGTCGAAATCGAGGGTACCTCCGATGGCATCACGCGGATGGCCGCCGCGATGGGCAAGGGCACGAGCGACTACATTCTCGATTCGTACTACCGGCTCTTCATGAAGACGCGTGAGGCGCTCGGGTTCAAGGGCCAGGACATGGTCTTCGACGACCCGGGCCGTTCCTGA
- a CDS encoding NDP-sugar synthase has translation MTEASGARSAGGATWPSMVLTAGVGTRLRPLSLLCAKPALPVAGVPLVGRILRWLSASGVRSTVLNLHHLPATITAAVGDGTGFGVQVRYSWERRLLGSAGGPARALPLLAADQFYVVNGDTLTDVNLAELAADHEQSSAQVTLALVANPDPLHYGGVTVDGTGRVTGFTPPGSANTGLHFVGVQAVNANVFVPLKKDVPAETITGIYREMMARRPGCVRAFVSEASFRDIGTAADYLDTCLDIARIEGAGDRLFGSGVAVADDARIANCVLWDDVRVGRGALLDWSVVAGGVSIPDGARYRRSVIRPSDGRPTEPGERVVGDLLVSPIDGFGRRAR, from the coding sequence ATGACCGAGGCGAGCGGCGCGCGATCGGCGGGCGGCGCCACGTGGCCCTCGATGGTGCTGACAGCAGGAGTCGGTACCCGGCTGCGTCCGCTGTCCCTGCTCTGCGCCAAGCCGGCTCTACCGGTCGCCGGCGTGCCGCTCGTCGGCCGCATCCTCCGGTGGCTATCGGCGTCGGGTGTCCGCTCGACCGTCCTCAATCTGCATCATCTGCCGGCGACGATTACGGCCGCCGTCGGAGACGGCACCGGGTTTGGGGTTCAGGTGCGCTACTCATGGGAACGCCGTCTCCTCGGAAGTGCGGGCGGCCCGGCGCGCGCCCTGCCGCTGTTGGCGGCCGACCAGTTCTATGTCGTCAACGGCGACACGTTGACAGACGTCAACCTCGCCGAGCTCGCTGCCGACCACGAGCAGTCGAGCGCCCAGGTGACGCTGGCGCTGGTTGCCAATCCGGACCCGCTTCATTACGGCGGCGTCACGGTTGACGGGACTGGACGAGTCACCGGGTTCACGCCACCCGGGTCGGCCAACACGGGTCTTCATTTCGTCGGCGTGCAGGCCGTGAACGCGAATGTGTTCGTCCCGCTCAAGAAGGACGTTCCGGCCGAGACGATCACCGGCATCTACCGAGAGATGATGGCTCGACGGCCGGGCTGTGTGCGCGCGTTTGTCAGCGAGGCGTCTTTTCGCGACATCGGTACCGCGGCAGACTATCTCGATACGTGTCTCGACATCGCGCGGATCGAGGGCGCGGGCGACCGCCTGTTCGGGAGCGGCGTGGCCGTCGCTGACGACGCCCGCATCGCCAACTGCGTCCTGTGGGATGATGTGCGGGTGGGACGGGGCGCGCTGCTCGATTGGTCGGTCGTGGCGGGTGGCGTCTCGATCCCGGACGGCGCGCGCTACCGGCGATCGGTCATCCGGCCTTCGGATGGCCGCCCGACAGAACCCGGTGAGCGCGTGGTCGGAGATCTGCTGGTGTCGCCGATTGACGGATTCGGTCGGCGGGCGCGATGA